One window of the Methanomassiliicoccaceae archaeon DOK genome contains the following:
- the pgk gene encoding phosphoglycerate kinase produces the protein MAKDFNTLEDFNFRDKTVLLRVDINCPLDKKTLQIVNDARIRRVVPTIRELVGKRAKVVILAHQSRKGSWDFIPLEQHAEHLSKHLGMPVRYVDDVIGDSAVDAIGSLGSGEVLLLGNVRSLDSETAKGDMFKQAEGEIVERLAPLVDYYVCDAFGAAHRSQCSLVGFPLKVPSASGRLMAKELFALNAIFGNPRRPCVFILGGAKFGDASEMIDRVLGNGMADTVILVGLAGNAYLYARGVDIGEASMKVLSEELTPENLQAAKDILAKYGQRVLLPVDVAVERDGQRVSVNIGDMPTAEPALDIGDASAEKFRKVVASSKTCFMSGPAGMIEKDGFEIGTRIIMTAMVDSGGQSVIGGGHTGGAAERFDLADRFSYVSTGGGALETFLLGEPLPVVEALKYSRKEFMEE, from the coding sequence ATGGCCAAGGACTTCAACACCCTCGAGGACTTCAACTTCAGGGACAAGACGGTCCTCCTGAGAGTGGACATCAACTGCCCCCTGGACAAGAAGACCCTGCAGATCGTCAACGACGCCAGGATCAGGAGGGTGGTTCCCACCATCAGGGAGCTCGTCGGGAAGAGGGCCAAGGTCGTCATCCTCGCCCATCAGAGCCGCAAGGGGAGCTGGGACTTCATCCCGCTCGAGCAGCACGCGGAGCATCTGTCCAAGCATCTGGGCATGCCCGTGAGGTACGTCGACGACGTCATCGGCGACAGTGCCGTCGACGCGATCGGATCCCTCGGATCGGGAGAGGTTCTCCTGCTGGGCAACGTCAGGTCGCTTGACAGCGAGACCGCAAAGGGCGACATGTTCAAGCAGGCGGAGGGCGAGATCGTCGAGAGGCTCGCCCCGCTGGTGGACTACTACGTCTGCGACGCCTTCGGAGCGGCGCACAGGTCGCAGTGCTCCCTGGTCGGGTTCCCCCTCAAGGTCCCGTCCGCATCAGGCAGGCTCATGGCCAAGGAGCTGTTCGCGCTCAACGCCATCTTCGGGAACCCCCGCAGGCCCTGCGTGTTCATCCTCGGAGGGGCCAAGTTCGGCGACGCGTCCGAGATGATCGACCGCGTCCTCGGCAACGGCATGGCCGACACCGTCATCCTGGTCGGTCTGGCGGGCAACGCGTACCTGTACGCCAGGGGCGTCGACATCGGAGAGGCCAGCATGAAGGTGCTGTCCGAGGAGCTCACCCCGGAGAACCTCCAGGCGGCCAAGGACATCCTGGCCAAGTACGGCCAGAGGGTCCTTCTGCCGGTGGACGTCGCTGTCGAGAGGGACGGCCAGAGGGTCTCCGTCAACATCGGGGACATGCCCACCGCCGAGCCGGCGCTCGACATAGGGGACGCTTCCGCGGAGAAGTTCCGCAAGGTCGTCGCCTCGTCCAAGACATGCTTCATGTCCGGTCCCGCCGGCATGATCGAGAAGGACGGCTTCGAGATCGGAACCAGGATCATCATGACCGCCATGGTCGACAGCGGGGGCCAGTCCGTCATCGGAGGCGGACACACCGGAGGGGCCGCGGAGAGGTTCGACCTGGCCGACAGGTTCTCCTACGTGAGCACCGGAGGAGGCGCCCTCGAGACGTTCCTGCTCGGCGAGCCGTTGCCCGTGGTCGAGGCTCTGAAGTACTCCAGGAAGGAGTTCATGGAGGAATGA
- a CDS encoding type II glyceraldehyde-3-phosphate dehydrogenase has protein sequence MAKVRVAVNGYGTIGKRVASAVAKQDDMELVGVTKTRPNFEAQAALAKGYDIYVPDESVEAFNAAGVPIAGTLKDMYGKVDIVVDCTPGNVGEMYRDQYKAAGVKAIFQGGEDHSLTGISFNSTANYSESWGAQLSRVVSCNTTGLLRTLNPIDREFKVKKAFVTIVRRAADPGDSKNGPINGLEPSVKLPTHHGPDVQSIMPWLDISTMAVKASTTLMHVHTVVAELGSEVTTADVIDVLRKAPRVRLVSSKDGIKTTAQIMEMARDIGRDRSDMYEIVVWEDGIKVVGNTLYYYQAVHQESDVIPENIDCIRSMCKMEQDPAASVRKTNDALGIPNKE, from the coding sequence ATGGCAAAAGTCAGGGTTGCAGTCAACGGATACGGGACCATCGGAAAGAGAGTGGCGTCCGCGGTCGCCAAACAGGACGACATGGAGCTCGTCGGAGTCACCAAGACGAGACCGAACTTCGAGGCCCAGGCCGCACTGGCCAAGGGATACGACATATACGTCCCCGACGAGAGCGTCGAGGCGTTCAACGCCGCAGGAGTCCCCATAGCCGGAACCCTGAAGGACATGTACGGGAAGGTCGACATCGTCGTCGACTGCACTCCCGGGAACGTCGGCGAGATGTACAGGGACCAGTACAAGGCCGCCGGCGTCAAGGCCATATTCCAGGGAGGGGAGGACCACAGTCTCACAGGCATCTCCTTCAACTCGACCGCCAACTACTCGGAGTCCTGGGGGGCGCAGCTCTCCCGCGTCGTCTCCTGCAACACGACCGGACTGCTGAGGACCCTTAACCCCATCGACAGGGAGTTCAAGGTCAAGAAGGCCTTCGTCACCATCGTCCGCCGTGCCGCCGATCCCGGCGACAGCAAGAACGGGCCCATCAACGGACTCGAGCCCTCCGTCAAGCTGCCCACGCACCACGGCCCCGACGTCCAGAGCATCATGCCCTGGCTCGACATCAGCACGATGGCGGTCAAGGCGTCCACCACGCTCATGCACGTGCACACGGTCGTCGCCGAGCTCGGATCCGAGGTCACCACGGCCGACGTCATCGACGTGCTCAGGAAGGCGCCCCGTGTCAGGCTTGTCAGCAGCAAGGACGGCATCAAGACGACGGCCCAGATCATGGAGATGGCCAGGGACATCGGCCGTGACCGCTCCGACATGTACGAGATCGTCGTCTGGGAGGACGGGATCAAGGTCGTCGGCAACACGCTGTACTACTACCAGGCGGTCCACCAGGAGTCCGACGTCATCCCCGAGAACATCGACTGCATCAGGTCCATGTGCAAGATGGAGCAGGACCCCGCCGCATCCGTCAGGAAGACGAACGACGCCCTCGGGATCCCCAACAAGGAGTGA